The region AGGCGGCGCTGGAGCGGCATCTGGCCGCCTTCGAAGTGCGCCTTGCCGCCGCCGGGGCCGTGGTGGCCGGCGCGCGCCTTGGAGCCCTTGTGGCCCTTGCCGGCGGTCTTGCCGGTGCCGGTGCCGGGGCCGCGGCCAAGCCGCTTGGTGTCGCGGTGCGACCCCTCCGGCCGGCGCAGGTTGGAAAGATCAGCCATGGTTCTCCTGCCCTTCTGCGACGCTCACCTGCACGAGGTGGCGCACCTGGAAGACCATCCCCCGGATCTGGGGGGTGTCCTCGTGGATCACGGAGCGCTGGTGCTTGATGCCCAGCGCCGCCAGCGTACGGCGGTGCTTCGCGGGCGCACCCACGCCGCTCTTGGTCTGGGTGATCTTGATCTTAGCCACG is a window of Longimicrobiaceae bacterium DNA encoding:
- the rpmD gene encoding 50S ribosomal protein L30, whose translation is MAKIKITQTKSGVGAPAKHRRTLAALGIKHQRSVIHEDTPQIRGMVFQVRHLVQVSVAEGQENHG